In Deinococcus arcticus, a genomic segment contains:
- a CDS encoding putative bifunctional diguanylate cyclase/phosphodiesterase — protein sequence MPLSPPPSPSRIPAPVPGRVAFALCALLLGLHALWVAFPQGDALTRLWVSSLIYIPTFVFAGLSCIWNARRHAHERAAWRTLGAGLLSFGAGQILYAYLLLVRQDPPFPSVADIGFLLALALYAWGFLRFEHAALTRWDTLRLGVDVAIIMAAVGVYAWHFVLRGVLAAYAGEPLAAVIGLTYPVGDLLLLSILLLISLRGGACPGPRETLLAAGLLALIVADQAFIVLGAAGTYQEGSWPDVFWALGATLFAAASFRPAQDHALFAPLAALHRAALFLPYVALAAAFALLVATQGGPGGQGVLWGTVLVTALVVVRQVLAFVDNARLTAQLRQLSGELEGRVQRRTAELNRANAALRELTGDLEQKVRERTAELEASQARLAHQAQHDVLTGLPNRALFQDRLERGIATAVRERRRVAVLFIDLDGFKAVNDTLGHAAGDELLREVAARLQDSVRRNDTVARLGGDEFTVMLLSIHSAQDAALVAAKILERLRQPIALGGAQAHVTGSIGVSLYPDDGADAQDLQRFADLAMYRAKQGGKNNVTFYAPEMNAAGTARSSMELGLRGALEGGELRVVYQPLHDLSGQVRGAEALLRWQSAALGNVSPATFIPVAEDTGLIIPIGTFVLNEACRQLAAWREDGRALERISVNVSPAQFVQGDFVDVVRRALQTWRLQGRDLELELTERMILRDVKGVARKMAELRAMGVRLSIDDFGTGNSALNYLMTLPVTTLKVDRTFVQALEDSPGAYRIVQAIVALGHALGLDVVAEGVETPAQLLQVRDLGVERTQGFLLGRPGPPEELNWEGTGEGGKEKGGDHWA from the coding sequence ATGCCACTGTCCCCGCCTCCCTCGCCCAGCCGTATTCCTGCCCCGGTGCCGGGGCGCGTCGCCTTTGCCCTGTGTGCGCTGCTGCTGGGGCTGCACGCCCTGTGGGTGGCCTTTCCCCAGGGCGACGCCCTGACCCGGCTGTGGGTCAGCAGCCTGATCTACATTCCCACCTTCGTCTTTGCGGGCCTGAGCTGCATCTGGAACGCCCGGCGCCACGCCCACGAACGGGCGGCGTGGCGCACGCTGGGCGCGGGGCTGCTCTCGTTTGGGGCAGGCCAGATCCTGTACGCCTATCTGCTGCTGGTGCGCCAGGACCCGCCGTTTCCCTCGGTGGCTGACATTGGCTTTCTGCTGGCGCTGGCGCTGTACGCCTGGGGCTTCCTGCGCTTCGAGCACGCGGCGCTGACCCGCTGGGACACCCTGCGCCTGGGGGTAGACGTGGCCATCATCATGGCCGCCGTGGGGGTGTACGCGTGGCACTTCGTGCTGCGGGGCGTGCTGGCTGCGTATGCCGGAGAGCCGCTGGCCGCCGTGATCGGCCTGACCTATCCGGTGGGCGACCTGCTGCTGCTGAGCATCCTGCTGCTGATCTCGCTGCGCGGCGGCGCCTGCCCGGGGCCCCGGGAAACGCTGCTGGCGGCCGGATTGCTGGCGCTGATCGTGGCGGATCAGGCATTTATCGTGCTGGGCGCCGCCGGCACCTACCAGGAAGGGTCGTGGCCAGACGTGTTCTGGGCGCTGGGGGCCACCCTGTTTGCCGCCGCGTCCTTCCGCCCGGCGCAGGACCACGCCCTGTTCGCCCCGCTGGCCGCCCTGCACCGCGCCGCGCTGTTCCTGCCCTACGTGGCCCTGGCGGCGGCCTTTGCGCTGCTGGTGGCCACGCAGGGGGGGCCGGGCGGGCAGGGGGTGCTGTGGGGCACGGTGCTGGTCACGGCGCTGGTCGTGGTGCGGCAGGTGCTGGCCTTTGTGGACAATGCCCGCCTGACCGCCCAGTTGCGCCAGCTGTCCGGCGAACTGGAAGGCCGGGTGCAGCGCCGCACCGCCGAACTGAACCGCGCCAACGCCGCGCTGCGCGAGCTGACCGGCGACCTGGAACAGAAGGTGCGCGAACGCACCGCCGAACTGGAAGCCAGTCAGGCCCGGCTGGCCCACCAGGCCCAGCATGACGTGCTGACTGGCCTGCCCAACCGCGCGCTGTTTCAGGACCGCCTGGAGCGCGGCATTGCCACCGCTGTGCGCGAACGGCGCAGGGTGGCGGTGCTGTTTATAGACCTGGACGGCTTCAAGGCCGTGAACGACACCCTGGGCCACGCGGCGGGCGACGAACTGCTGCGCGAGGTGGCCGCGCGGCTGCAAGACAGCGTGCGCCGCAACGACACCGTGGCCCGGCTGGGCGGCGACGAGTTCACGGTGATGCTGCTGAGCATTCACAGCGCCCAGGACGCCGCGCTGGTGGCGGCCAAGATTCTGGAGCGGCTGCGCCAGCCCATCGCCCTGGGGGGCGCGCAGGCCCACGTAACCGGCTCCATTGGGGTTAGCCTGTACCCGGACGACGGCGCCGACGCCCAGGACCTGCAGCGCTTTGCCGACCTTGCCATGTACCGCGCCAAGCAGGGCGGCAAGAACAACGTCACCTTCTACGCGCCGGAGATGAACGCGGCGGGCACCGCCCGCTCCAGCATGGAGCTGGGCCTGCGCGGCGCCCTGGAAGGGGGTGAACTGCGCGTGGTGTATCAGCCGCTGCACGACCTCTCGGGGCAGGTGCGCGGCGCCGAGGCCCTGCTGCGCTGGCAGAGTGCCGCGCTGGGCAACGTCTCGCCCGCCACCTTCATTCCGGTGGCCGAGGACACGGGGCTGATTATTCCCATCGGCACCTTCGTGCTGAATGAGGCCTGCCGCCAGCTGGCCGCGTGGCGAGAGGACGGACGGGCCCTGGAGCGCATCAGCGTGAATGTTTCTCCGGCGCAGTTTGTGCAGGGCGACTTCGTGGATGTGGTGCGCCGGGCGCTGCAAACGTGGCGCCTGCAGGGCCGCGACCTGGAACTGGAGCTGACCGAGCGCATGATCCTGCGCGATGTCAAGGGCGTGGCGCGCAAGATGGCCGAACTGCGCGCCATGGGCGTGCGCCTGAGCATTGACGATTTCGGCACCGGCAACTCGGCCCTGAACTACCTGATGACCCTGCCGGTCACGACGCTGAAGGTAGACCGCACCTTCGTGCAGGCGCTGGAAGATTCGCCGGGCGCCTACCGCATTGTGCAGGCGATTGTGGCGCTGGGCCACGCCCTGGGGCTGGACGTGGTGGCTGAGGGCGTGGAGACACCCGCCCAGCTGCTGCAGGTGCGCGACCTGGGCGTGGAGCGTACCCAGGGCTTTTTGCTGGGCCGCCCCGGTCCCCCTGAGGAGCTGAACTGGGAGGGGACTGGAGAGGGGGGTAAGGAGAAAGGTGGGGATCACTGGGCCTGA
- a CDS encoding TetR/AcrR family transcriptional regulator — MPTADSRKRLPSADRRQQILDTAAALFVERGFEAVGMGDLAAALGTSRATVYSYFSSPEGILDALLGERLLQLLGRLEPLLAHLPRPGPGSPGLIEPVFQFLLAERDTLALLHSGGGPSFHARQTHFLSEVARRLPLDPATPGHGHATLLLIVTTLLGALAHRAISDPALNPDELARTLGAFVRGGVLAAASEMPGAEQE, encoded by the coding sequence ATGCCCACCGCCGATTCCCGCAAACGCCTGCCGTCGGCCGACCGCCGCCAGCAGATTCTGGACACCGCCGCCGCGCTGTTTGTAGAGCGCGGCTTCGAGGCGGTGGGCATGGGTGATCTGGCCGCCGCGCTGGGCACCTCGCGGGCCACGGTCTACAGCTACTTTTCCTCGCCGGAGGGCATTCTGGACGCGCTGCTGGGCGAGCGCCTGCTGCAGTTGCTGGGCCGCCTGGAACCGCTGCTGGCGCATCTGCCCCGCCCAGGGCCGGGCAGTCCGGGCCTGATTGAGCCGGTGTTTCAGTTCCTGCTGGCCGAACGCGACACCCTGGCCCTGCTGCACAGTGGCGGGGGCCCCTCGTTTCATGCGCGTCAGACGCACTTTCTCTCGGAGGTCGCGCGCCGCCTGCCGCTGGACCCGGCCACGCCCGGCCACGGCCACGCCACGCTGCTGCTGATCGTGACCACGCTGCTGGGTGCCCTGGCCCACCGCGCCATCAGCGACCCGGCCCTGAACCCGGACGAACTGGCCCGCACCCTGGGCGCGTTCGTGCGCGGCGGCGTGCTGGCGGCGGCCAGCGAGATGCCCGGCGCTGAACAGGAGTAG
- a CDS encoding YhgE/Pip domain-containing protein produces MSHAAMTPAPPDPAAPRGGVWADYRRLTPSERALWRFPLMWVAALAIAFIPLVYAGTYLASVWDPYGRLTELPVALVNADQGATLRGQRHLLGRDVVRELRQDPPVRLIAYPSEAAAQAAVRRGEVYFALTLPRDFSQRAVAGDSRQQGQLHLYTAPGSSYFASRVGRTVAQEIATRLNERLGGHRWEVVQRSLRDMQRGFEDLRVATGRLRAGASRLEAGAGTLSSGAETLNRGLDTAQQGAQALAAGAGRLSGGVTTLTSGSARLSQGLRQLEAAAPGRAQLAPLQQGAAALSSGAGQLAGGLGALGQGAAQLTAGAGRLAEGAEQVQGGAAQLAQKLPALGSGLGTLHTGAGQLAQGAAALARGNAEVAAGAQALAGELPTLHAGLGELAGGAAELQAGAGTVAAGARQTQVEALTGRAERLSSGAAALARGLREAQAGTAAAVKGAGALATGAEAAASGAQTVAQGAATLTGKLAEAAAGAGPAAQGAQTLAAGTRALQTGAAGLQTGAATLAGKTAEAAAGARTVATGARRLQSGVQTLVAGNLQLKAALKTATTKLPPPQDLKELQGGAQTLARKTDELAAGLGALSGGAAQLTQGTRDLQAGAAGLRAGLAEVQRRLPRRTEALSGDPQGLAASAVVVETVAAEVPSNGAAFAPYFMALGLWVGATMTTFIFPYLLLPESGRGTRQRARVLRKFALPAGYVTVQALLLVGGLAWLGVPYGQPGLVVLTTVLASLTFMALILALNLLLGAAGRLLALVLLVVQLGASGGSYPVELAPGFFRAIHAAMPVTDVVQALRAAMFGAYEGQYLAFVGRILLVALLAVGLALVARWRWQFTPDDQFRSPIVMDVG; encoded by the coding sequence ATGTCCCACGCTGCCATGACCCCTGCCCCGCCCGATCCAGCCGCCCCCAGAGGCGGCGTGTGGGCCGACTACCGCCGCCTCACCCCCAGCGAACGCGCGCTGTGGCGCTTTCCACTGATGTGGGTGGCGGCCCTGGCGATTGCCTTTATTCCGCTGGTGTATGCCGGCACCTATCTGGCCAGTGTGTGGGACCCCTACGGCCGCCTGACCGAGCTGCCGGTGGCGCTGGTGAACGCGGATCAGGGCGCGACCCTGCGGGGCCAGCGCCACCTGCTGGGCCGCGACGTGGTGCGGGAATTGCGCCAGGACCCGCCAGTGCGGCTGATCGCCTACCCCAGCGAGGCGGCGGCGCAGGCGGCCGTGCGCCGGGGCGAGGTGTACTTTGCCCTGACCCTGCCGCGTGATTTCAGCCAGAGGGCCGTGGCCGGCGACAGCCGCCAGCAGGGGCAGCTGCACCTGTACACCGCGCCGGGCAGCAGCTATTTCGCCAGCCGGGTGGGCCGCACGGTGGCCCAGGAGATCGCCACGCGCCTGAACGAAAGGCTGGGCGGCCACCGCTGGGAAGTGGTGCAGCGCTCCTTGAGAGATATGCAGCGGGGCTTCGAGGACCTGCGGGTGGCCACCGGTAGGCTACGTGCCGGCGCCAGCCGCCTGGAAGCCGGCGCCGGCACGCTGAGCAGCGGCGCCGAGACGCTGAACCGGGGTCTGGACACGGCCCAGCAGGGAGCACAGGCGCTGGCGGCCGGGGCCGGGCGGCTTTCCGGGGGCGTGACCACGCTGACCAGCGGCAGCGCCCGGCTGAGCCAGGGGCTGCGGCAGCTGGAAGCGGCGGCCCCTGGGCGCGCGCAACTGGCCCCCCTGCAGCAGGGCGCGGCGGCCCTGAGCAGCGGTGCGGGGCAGCTGGCCGGGGGCCTGGGGGCCCTGGGTCAGGGCGCGGCCCAGCTGACGGCGGGTGCCGGTCGGCTGGCGGAGGGCGCCGAACAGGTGCAGGGCGGCGCCGCGCAGCTGGCGCAGAAGTTGCCGGCCCTGGGCAGCGGCCTGGGAACCCTGCACACCGGGGCGGGGCAGCTGGCCCAGGGCGCGGCGGCCCTGGCCCGGGGCAACGCGGAGGTGGCGGCCGGTGCCCAGGCCCTGGCCGGGGAGCTGCCCACCCTGCACGCAGGCCTGGGCGAACTGGCCGGCGGCGCGGCCGAGCTGCAGGCCGGGGCCGGCACCGTGGCGGCGGGCGCCCGCCAGACCCAGGTGGAAGCCCTGACCGGCCGCGCCGAGCGCCTGAGTAGCGGCGCGGCGGCGCTGGCCCGTGGGCTGCGCGAGGCCCAAGCAGGCACTGCGGCGGCCGTGAAGGGGGCCGGCGCGCTGGCCACCGGGGCCGAGGCGGCGGCCAGCGGGGCCCAGACCGTGGCGCAGGGCGCCGCTACCCTCACCGGGAAGCTGGCGGAGGCCGCCGCCGGGGCCGGTCCTGCTGCCCAGGGGGCCCAGACCCTGGCCGCTGGCACCCGGGCGCTGCAGACGGGCGCGGCCGGGCTGCAGACCGGGGCCGCGACCCTGGCCGGCAAGACCGCCGAGGCAGCGGCCGGCGCCCGGACCGTGGCGACTGGGGCCCGGCGCCTGCAAAGCGGCGTGCAGACCCTGGTGGCGGGCAACCTGCAACTGAAGGCCGCACTGAAAACGGCGACCACCAAGCTGCCGCCCCCACAGGACCTGAAGGAGCTGCAGGGCGGTGCACAGACCCTGGCCCGCAAGACAGACGAACTGGCTGCTGGCCTGGGCGCGCTGTCCGGCGGCGCGGCGCAGCTGACCCAGGGAACGCGCGACCTGCAGGCGGGCGCCGCCGGGCTGCGCGCGGGACTGGCCGAGGTGCAGCGCCGGCTGCCCCGCCGCACGGAAGCCCTGAGTGGTGATCCCCAGGGCCTCGCCGCCAGCGCTGTGGTTGTGGAAACCGTGGCAGCCGAGGTGCCCAGCAACGGCGCGGCCTTTGCGCCCTATTTCATGGCGCTGGGCCTGTGGGTGGGCGCCACCATGACCACCTTTATCTTTCCCTACCTGCTGCTGCCCGAAAGCGGGCGCGGCACCCGCCAGCGGGCCCGGGTGCTGCGCAAATTCGCCCTGCCGGCGGGCTACGTGACTGTGCAGGCGCTGCTGCTGGTGGGCGGGCTGGCGTGGCTGGGCGTGCCCTACGGGCAGCCGGGGCTGGTGGTGCTGACCACGGTGCTGGCCAGCCTGACCTTTATGGCGCTGATTCTGGCCCTGAACCTGCTGCTGGGCGCGGCGGGGCGCCTGCTGGCGCTGGTGCTGCTGGTGGTGCAGCTGGGGGCCTCGGGCGGCAGTTATCCGGTGGAACTGGCCCCGGGCTTCTTCCGGGCCATTCACGCCGCCATGCCCGTGACCGATGTGGTGCAGGCCCTGCGCGCGGCCATGTTTGGGGCCTATGAGGGCCAGTATCTGGCATTTGTGGGGCGCATTCTGCTGGTGGCGCTGCTGGCGGTGGGGCTGGCCCTGGTGGCGCGCTGGCGCTGGCAGTTCACGCCGGACGATCAGTTTCGCTCGCCTATTGTTATGGATGTGGGGTGA
- a CDS encoding GGDEF domain-containing protein — translation MSLPSHSPRSRLQRSLCLLLTTLPLLTLLLGLLGGSHANAPQAAVFLGLLGLTAALNHRWCGWGSVLFLLVTPLWLVWFLQVPGFGTTFLPGVTGYGAVLMLLSAFCAVWFPVRGVALFLLYGTAVAALGFPRSALDWMGMAWFLLVALLVGSVLAWLLGCTDQMVRQLGSAARRDVLTGLGNRRAFEEALQAAWTRRPGPLTLALIDVDGLKAVNDACGHAAGDRVLQLFAQGLRAHLPATHGLYRIGGDEYVALCSRHGAEALQRAIEAATAHVRQAGFPQVGASVGVACSTETAAPEGLLSLADGRMYHHKRHKYPARSRPRTRGPWEEHPASLG, via the coding sequence ATGTCGCTTCCCTCTCATTCGCCGCGCAGCCGACTTCAGCGTTCCCTGTGCCTGCTGCTGACCACCCTGCCGCTGCTGACCCTGCTGCTGGGCCTCCTGGGCGGCTCTCATGCCAATGCTCCGCAGGCCGCCGTGTTTCTGGGGCTCCTGGGCCTGACGGCCGCGCTGAATCACCGCTGGTGTGGCTGGGGCAGCGTTCTGTTTCTGCTGGTCACGCCGCTGTGGCTGGTGTGGTTTTTGCAGGTGCCGGGTTTCGGCACGACCTTTCTGCCGGGGGTCACCGGCTACGGCGCCGTGCTGATGTTGCTGAGTGCCTTTTGCGCAGTGTGGTTTCCGGTGCGCGGCGTGGCGCTGTTTCTGCTGTACGGCACGGCGGTGGCGGCCCTGGGGTTTCCGCGCAGCGCCCTGGACTGGATGGGCATGGCCTGGTTTCTGCTGGTGGCGCTGCTGGTGGGCAGCGTGCTGGCGTGGCTGCTGGGCTGCACCGATCAGATGGTCCGGCAACTGGGCAGCGCCGCGCGGCGTGACGTGCTGACCGGCCTGGGCAACCGGCGGGCCTTTGAAGAAGCCCTGCAGGCCGCCTGGACCCGCCGCCCGGGGCCCCTGACCCTGGCGCTGATTGACGTGGACGGCCTGAAAGCGGTGAACGACGCCTGCGGCCACGCCGCCGGGGACCGGGTGCTGCAGCTGTTCGCCCAGGGGCTGCGCGCCCACCTGCCCGCCACACACGGCCTGTACCGCATTGGCGGCGACGAATACGTGGCCCTGTGCAGCAGGCACGGCGCTGAGGCCCTGCAGCGCGCGATAGAAGCGGCCACCGCGCATGTGCGTCAGGCAGGCTTTCCGCAGGTGGGCGCCAGCGTGGGCGTGGCCTGCAGCACCGAAACGGCGGCCCCGGAAGGGCTGCTGAGCCTGGCCGACGGGCGCATGTACCACCACAAGCGGCACAAGTACCCGGCCCGCAGCCGCCCCCGCACCCGTGGGCCCTGGGAGGAGCACCCTGCTTCGCTGGGGTAG
- a CDS encoding DNA repair protein produces MARVKTKDERQTTSPFAAFDALMATAAVDSGAQALQGSGTDPDTMNAALTGALVQALRRWGLGLHHLRFEARLTEGGQDIALLEGGRPTALVSEGPAALARTLEAMGAADERGLSLWGVLGDGHRVPGDTPFARLRVLIEDARDFETEWSPARAGAFTRTWRAGDTLFVEVARPASPQAALSDAAWDVITSIKDRTFQRELMQRSEEAGMLGALLGARHASARANLAALPEAHFSVQATVHTLQGPQARNPEDYRAAVRQATEELDALQAQVTRQLAEVLRHGLKSS; encoded by the coding sequence ATGGCACGAGTCAAAACAAAAGACGAGCGGCAGACCACCTCCCCCTTTGCAGCCTTCGACGCCCTGATGGCCACTGCCGCCGTGGACAGTGGCGCGCAGGCCCTGCAAGGCAGCGGGACCGACCCGGACACCATGAATGCCGCGCTGACGGGCGCCCTGGTGCAGGCGCTGCGCCGCTGGGGCCTGGGACTGCACCACCTGCGCTTTGAAGCGCGCCTGACCGAGGGCGGCCAGGACATCGCCCTGCTGGAGGGGGGCCGGCCGACCGCGCTGGTCAGCGAGGGCCCCGCCGCCCTGGCCCGCACCCTGGAGGCCATGGGCGCCGCCGACGAGCGCGGCCTGAGTCTGTGGGGCGTGCTGGGCGACGGCCACCGCGTGCCCGGCGATACCCCGTTTGCCCGCCTGCGCGTGCTGATTGAGGACGCCCGTGATTTTGAAACCGAGTGGTCCCCGGCCCGCGCGGGGGCCTTTACCCGCACGTGGCGCGCGGGCGACACCCTGTTCGTGGAGGTGGCCCGGCCCGCCTCGCCGCAGGCCGCCCTGTCGGACGCCGCCTGGGACGTGATCACCAGCATCAAGGACCGCACCTTTCAGCGCGAACTGATGCAGCGCAGCGAGGAAGCCGGAATGCTGGGCGCCCTGCTGGGCGCGCGCCACGCCAGCGCCCGCGCCAATCTGGCCGCCCTGCCCGAGGCCCATTTCAGCGTGCAGGCCACGGTGCATACCCTGCAGGGCCCCCAGGCCCGTAACCCCGAGGACTACCGCGCCGCCGTGCGCCAGGCCACCGAGGAACTGGACGCCCTGCAGGCCCAGGTGACCCGCCAGCTGGCCGAGGTGCTGCGCCACGGCCTGAAGAGCAGTTAA
- the nagA gene encoding N-acetylglucosamine-6-phosphate deacetylase: protein MTPLTLSGQLLLPGGPQSGRLTVEAGRIEHIAPQADAPTDRLILPGFVDTHVHGGAGGDTMDGPEGIAALARLHARHGTTTLLPTTITNPWPEVLRALRAVAQVMRAGGVPGGADLPGAHLEGPFISPGRLGAQPPCAVDPTPERVAEVLATGAVRAVTLAPELPGALAAARAFAQAGVRVGIGHTRADAETVQAALAAVRATGGQSCATHLFNAMGGIEGRVPGPPGALIADPHATLEVILDGLHVHPTAFLLARAAAPGRVVLITDAMRAAGLGDGPSELGGQSVTVQGGRATLPDGTLAGSVLTLDAALRRAASLGVPLPELSHMLSLTPARSVGLHDRGELREGLRADLVVLSPDLQVQATYVAGVAVG from the coding sequence ATGACGCCGCTGACCCTGAGCGGCCAGTTGCTGCTGCCCGGCGGCCCGCAGAGCGGGCGCCTGACGGTGGAGGCGGGGCGCATTGAGCACATTGCGCCGCAGGCAGACGCCCCCACCGACCGCCTGATTCTCCCGGGCTTCGTGGACACGCACGTGCATGGCGGCGCAGGCGGCGACACCATGGACGGCCCGGAAGGCATTGCGGCCCTGGCCCGCCTGCACGCCCGGCACGGCACCACCACGCTGCTGCCCACCACCATCACCAACCCCTGGCCAGAGGTGCTGCGCGCGCTGCGGGCCGTGGCGCAGGTGATGCGGGCGGGCGGCGTGCCCGGCGGCGCCGACCTGCCCGGCGCCCACCTGGAAGGCCCCTTTATCAGCCCCGGGCGTCTGGGCGCGCAGCCGCCCTGCGCCGTAGACCCCACCCCGGAGCGCGTGGCCGAGGTGCTGGCCACGGGCGCCGTGCGCGCCGTGACCCTGGCCCCGGAACTGCCCGGCGCCCTGGCCGCCGCCCGTGCCTTTGCCCAGGCCGGGGTGCGCGTGGGCATCGGGCACACCCGCGCCGACGCTGAGACGGTGCAGGCGGCCCTGGCAGCGGTGCGGGCGACCGGCGGCCAGAGCTGCGCCACCCACCTCTTTAACGCGATGGGCGGCATTGAGGGCCGCGTGCCCGGCCCCCCCGGCGCCCTGATCGCAGACCCCCACGCCACCCTGGAGGTCATTCTGGACGGCCTGCATGTCCACCCCACGGCCTTTCTGCTGGCCCGCGCCGCGGCGCCCGGGCGGGTCGTGCTGATCACCGACGCCATGCGCGCTGCTGGCCTGGGCGACGGCCCCAGCGAACTGGGCGGGCAGTCCGTGACGGTGCAGGGGGGCAGGGCCACACTGCCCGACGGCACCCTGGCGGGTAGCGTGCTGACCCTGGACGCGGCCCTGCGCCGCGCCGCCTCCCTGGGTGTGCCCCTGCCGGAACTCAGCCACATGCTCAGCCTGACCCCGGCCCGCTCGGTGGGCCTGCACGACCGGGGCGAGCTACGCGAGGGCCTGCGCGCCGACCTGGTGGTGTTGAGCCCGGACCTGCAGGTGCAGGCCACCTATGTGGCGGGTGTGGCCGTGGGCTGA
- a CDS encoding NAD-dependent malic enzyme — translation MTRPPLPLTDHYDVRRDPAGGRYLRPLVRGFSLLRFPLLNKGTAFTEAERRALGLDGLLAPQIDTLDELVERQYAEYRALGDPLERHVFLRHLQDRNEVLFYALLSRHVEEMLPIVYTPTVGQAVQEFSRIYRYPRGLTLSTRTIDRAAQALANVPLNDVRIIVATDSSAILGIGDQGFGGMAISIGKLSLYTVAGGVGPDKTLPVELDVGTARADLRADPGYLGVKHERLSGEAYLSFLDRFVEATLARYPKAIIQWEDFAKDAAFEVLSRYRRVVPSFNDDIQGTGAVVLAGVQSACRLKGERLADQVMVVHGAGAGGAGVAAALRGGLRLEGLSPNEIARRVFVLDSRGLLVDDRPMEPYKQALATPRAQVAGWAGLDLETVIRETGATVLLGLSGQAGIFSEAVVRAAQANTPRPLIFPLSNPTAHSEALPEDLLRWTGGQAMVATGSPFAPVTLNGVTHEIGQGNNAFIFPGLGFGAILARVREITDEMVAAAAAALADYTARHWPARIYPPVADLRGASVQVAAAVIAQALRDGVATEFALRGQSDEALLETVRRAFWQPEYLPFRLEEGEVAGD, via the coding sequence GTGACCCGCCCCCCCCTGCCCCTGACCGACCACTACGACGTGCGCCGCGACCCTGCCGGCGGGCGCTACCTGCGGCCCCTGGTGCGCGGCTTTTCCCTGCTGCGCTTTCCGCTGCTGAACAAGGGCACCGCCTTTACCGAGGCCGAGCGCCGCGCCCTGGGCCTCGACGGCCTGCTGGCCCCGCAGATTGACACGCTGGATGAACTGGTGGAGCGGCAGTATGCCGAGTACCGCGCTCTTGGGGACCCCCTGGAGCGGCACGTGTTTCTGCGGCACCTGCAAGACCGCAACGAGGTGCTGTTCTACGCGCTGCTCTCGCGGCATGTCGAGGAGATGCTGCCCATTGTGTACACGCCCACCGTGGGGCAGGCGGTGCAGGAGTTCAGCCGCATCTACCGCTACCCGCGCGGCCTGACCCTGAGCACGCGCACCATTGACCGCGCGGCGCAGGCGCTGGCGAACGTGCCGCTGAACGACGTGCGGATTATCGTGGCCACCGATTCCAGCGCCATTCTGGGCATTGGCGACCAGGGCTTTGGCGGCATGGCGATCAGCATTGGCAAACTCTCGCTGTACACGGTGGCCGGGGGCGTGGGCCCCGACAAGACCCTGCCCGTGGAACTGGACGTGGGCACGGCCCGCGCCGACCTGCGCGCCGATCCTGGCTACCTGGGCGTGAAGCACGAACGCCTGAGCGGCGAGGCGTACCTGAGCTTTCTGGACCGCTTCGTGGAAGCCACGCTGGCGCGCTACCCCAAGGCGATCATCCAGTGGGAAGACTTTGCCAAGGACGCGGCTTTCGAGGTGCTCTCGCGCTACCGCCGGGTGGTGCCCAGCTTCAACGACGACATTCAGGGCACGGGCGCGGTGGTGTTGGCCGGGGTGCAGAGCGCCTGCCGCCTGAAAGGCGAGCGGTTGGCCGATCAGGTGATGGTGGTGCACGGCGCCGGGGCCGGGGGCGCCGGGGTGGCCGCTGCCCTGCGGGGCGGCCTGCGCCTTGAGGGGCTGAGCCCCAACGAGATTGCCCGGCGCGTCTTTGTGCTGGATTCGCGCGGGCTGCTGGTGGACGACCGCCCGATGGAACCCTACAAGCAGGCGCTGGCCACGCCCCGGGCGCAGGTGGCGGGGTGGGCGGGCCTGGACCTGGAAACGGTGATCCGCGAAACCGGGGCCACGGTGCTGCTGGGGCTCTCGGGGCAAGCAGGGATCTTCAGCGAAGCCGTGGTGCGCGCCGCGCAGGCCAATACGCCACGCCCGCTGATCTTTCCGCTGTCCAACCCCACGGCCCACAGTGAGGCCCTGCCCGAAGACCTGCTGCGCTGGACCGGCGGGCAGGCGATGGTCGCCACCGGCAGTCCCTTCGCGCCCGTCACGCTGAACGGGGTCACGCACGAGATCGGGCAGGGCAACAACGCCTTTATCTTTCCGGGGCTGGGCTTTGGGGCCATTCTGGCCCGCGTGCGCGAAATCACCGATGAGATGGTGGCTGCCGCCGCCGCTGCCCTGGCCGACTACACTGCCCGGCACTGGCCCGCGCGCATCTATCCCCCGGTGGCCGACCTGCGCGGCGCCAGCGTGCAGGTGGCCGCCGCCGTGATTGCCCAGGCCCTGCGCGACGGAGTGGCCACCGAATTCGCCCTGCGCGGCCAGAGCGACGAGGCGCTGCTGGAGACAGTCCGTCGCGCTTTCTGGCAGCCCGAATACCTGCCCTTCCGACTGGAGGAGGGCGAGGTGGCCGGGGACTGA